One part of the Anaerofustis stercorihominis DSM 17244 genome encodes these proteins:
- a CDS encoding GIY-YIG nuclease family protein, with protein MYYIYMLRCEDNSIYTGITTDINKRMNEHFTRNEKCAKYTMTHHAKKLESYFTCENRKSASKLEYHIKRLKKADKEALIREPERLGEIVGDKVNEGDYNVII; from the coding sequence ATGTACTACATATACATGCTAAGATGTGAAGACAATTCCATATATACCGGCATAACAACAGATATCAATAAGAGGATGAACGAACATTTCACAAGGAATGAAAAATGTGCAAAGTATACTATGACGCACCATGCGAAGAAGCTTGAGAGCTATTTTACATGCGAAAACAGGAAAAGTGCGTCTAAGCTTGAGTATCATATAAAAAGGCTTAAAAAGGCGGATAAGGAAGCGCTTATCCGTGAGCCCGAAAGGCTGGGAGAGATCGTCGGAGATAAGGTGAACGAAGGGGATTATAATGTAATAATATAA
- a CDS encoding glutamine--tRNA ligase/YqeY domain fusion protein: MGEIKSNFITNEIDKDIEKGVYDKDEIYTRFPPEPNGFLHIGHAKAICINFLTAKKYGGKTNLRFDDTNPAKEDTMYVKSIKEDISWLGFDWAKELHASNYFDKMYAYAVELIEKGLAYVDDQSYEEMKKNRGNLATPGVNSPYRYRSVEENLKLFKEMKEGKYETGSKVLRAKIDMASPNMNMRDPALYRVVHEEHHNTKDDWCIYPMYDFAHPIEDAIEGITHSLCSLEFEDHRPLYDWILDNLDDYKEKRPRQIEFARLNLTNQVMSKRYLRQLVDEGYVDGWDDPRMPTISGFRRRGVTPEAIVNFCEEIGVSKSNSLVDSGMLDHFIRDDLKLKADRVNAVLNPLKLTITNYPEGKIEMLEMENNQDIEGGEKREVPFGRELYVEREDFMEVPVKKYFRLFPGNEVRLRGAYFVTCNEVIKDENGEVVELKCTYDPETKSGSGFTGRKVKGTIHWVERTTAIKAKARLLEPLFNTEVSSENFLDTVNTDSLNEREIYLEPFMKKAKAGERFQFVRNGYFSVDPKLTKEDELVFNRIVSLKSSWRPPKK; the protein is encoded by the coding sequence ATGGGGGAGATCAAGTCCAACTTTATAACAAATGAAATAGATAAAGATATAGAAAAGGGAGTATACGATAAGGATGAAATATACACTCGTTTCCCGCCCGAACCGAACGGATTTTTGCATATAGGACATGCTAAGGCTATTTGCATAAACTTCCTTACCGCAAAGAAGTACGGCGGTAAGACAAATCTTCGTTTCGACGATACAAATCCCGCAAAGGAAGATACGATGTATGTAAAATCCATAAAGGAAGATATAAGCTGGCTGGGTTTTGATTGGGCAAAAGAGCTTCATGCTTCCAATTACTTCGATAAGATGTATGCTTATGCGGTGGAACTTATAGAAAAGGGACTTGCATACGTAGATGACCAAAGCTATGAAGAAATGAAGAAAAACAGAGGGAATTTAGCGACTCCGGGAGTAAATTCTCCTTACAGATACAGAAGCGTGGAAGAAAACCTTAAGCTTTTCAAAGAAATGAAAGAGGGTAAATATGAAACGGGCTCAAAGGTGTTAAGAGCCAAGATAGACATGGCAAGCCCTAATATGAACATGCGTGACCCCGCACTTTACAGAGTAGTACACGAGGAACATCACAACACTAAAGACGATTGGTGTATTTATCCTATGTACGACTTTGCTCATCCTATAGAAGACGCTATCGAGGGGATAACTCATTCACTTTGTTCTCTTGAATTCGAAGACCACAGACCTTTATATGACTGGATACTGGATAATCTTGATGATTATAAAGAAAAAAGACCGAGACAGATTGAATTTGCAAGGCTCAACCTTACAAATCAGGTAATGAGCAAGAGGTATTTAAGACAGCTTGTTGACGAAGGATACGTCGATGGATGGGATGACCCTAGAATGCCTACGATTTCGGGTTTTCGAAGAAGAGGGGTCACACCCGAAGCTATCGTAAATTTCTGCGAAGAAATCGGAGTAAGCAAATCCAACAGTCTTGTGGACAGCGGAATGCTGGATCACTTTATAAGAGACGATTTAAAACTCAAAGCAGACAGAGTAAATGCAGTTTTAAATCCGTTAAAACTTACCATTACAAATTATCCCGAAGGCAAAATCGAAATGCTTGAAATGGAAAACAATCAGGATATAGAAGGCGGAGAAAAGAGAGAAGTTCCTTTCGGCAGAGAGCTTTACGTTGAAAGAGAAGACTTCATGGAAGTTCCCGTTAAGAAGTATTTCAGACTGTTCCCGGGTAACGAAGTAAGGCTCAGAGGAGCATATTTTGTTACATGCAATGAAGTGATAAAAGACGAAAATGGAGAAGTGGTGGAACTTAAATGCACATATGACCCGGAAACAAAATCGGGAAGCGGATTTACCGGAAGAAAGGTAAAAGGAACGATACACTGGGTCGAAAGGACAACTGCCATAAAAGCAAAGGCAAGGCTTTTGGAACCTTTATTCAATACCGAAGTATCAAGCGAAAACTTCCTCGATACGGTAAACACCGATTCTCTTAATGAAAGAGAAATATATTTAGAGCCGTTCATGAAAAAAGCTAAAGCGGGAGAGAGGTTCCAGTTCGTTAGGAACGGATACTTCAGCGTTGACCCTAAGCTTACCAAAGAAGATGAACTAGTGTTCAACAGGATAGTCTCCCTTAAATCAAGCTGGAGACCGCCTAAAAAATAG
- a CDS encoding patatin-like phospholipase family protein gives MKFDRNKTYALALGGGGVRGAYEIGVWRALIEENINIKSVCGTSIGAVNGALVAQKDFKKAIKLWTEITPETIYNKDSNMVDRIRDISKLEEILRANLDEEKIRKSDIDFGVVTFNLTTLEPIIIFKEDMPKGKMIDYILASANYPIFYRQEIDEEVFVDGGVYDNLPRGPLADRGYKDIIEVDINPPLSNITKKKVADDVTVHTIISKHTLYGQFLFNSKQLKENINKGYLDTKLYNDEYLSSHYYVKRPMNGYDISLKPRDISRLIMDDRFSNFFISDKRIKSYIEFINDYYKDKNGYDYGDIPIRDERFFMAALEITADVVGLEPIKEYSYEEFRLEIIREVNELILNEEKISSLLDGGIFNLAMSADMNFEKKTLLSLLIFASNRSSLIESILYTTSPKITIAFITSFIIMNRLNYDDFSLMPKIINKEKADF, from the coding sequence ATGAAATTTGACAGGAATAAGACTTATGCTCTCGCCCTCGGAGGAGGAGGCGTCAGAGGCGCCTATGAAATAGGAGTATGGAGAGCTTTGATAGAAGAAAATATAAATATAAAATCGGTATGCGGTACAAGTATCGGAGCGGTAAACGGAGCTTTGGTAGCTCAAAAAGATTTTAAAAAGGCGATAAAGCTTTGGACAGAGATAACTCCCGAAACCATATATAACAAAGACAGCAACATGGTAGACAGGATAAGGGACATATCCAAGCTGGAAGAAATATTAAGGGCTAATCTGGACGAAGAGAAGATAAGAAAAAGCGATATAGATTTCGGAGTCGTTACTTTTAACCTTACGACTTTGGAGCCTATAATCATATTCAAGGAGGATATGCCAAAGGGCAAGATGATAGATTATATCCTTGCAAGTGCAAATTATCCCATATTTTACAGGCAGGAAATAGACGAAGAGGTCTTCGTTGACGGAGGAGTGTATGATAACCTTCCAAGAGGTCCTTTGGCAGACAGAGGCTACAAGGATATAATCGAAGTAGATATAAATCCTCCTCTAAGCAATATAACAAAGAAAAAAGTCGCAGACGATGTTACCGTTCATACCATAATAAGCAAGCATACTCTCTACGGTCAGTTTTTATTCAACAGCAAACAGCTGAAAGAAAATATAAATAAGGGATATTTGGATACGAAACTATATAATGACGAATATCTCTCAAGTCATTATTATGTCAAAAGACCTATGAACGGTTACGATATATCCCTCAAACCAAGGGATATATCAAGGCTTATAATGGATGACAGATTTTCTAATTTCTTTATAAGCGACAAGAGGATAAAAAGTTATATAGAGTTTATCAACGATTACTATAAAGATAAGAACGGATACGACTATGGTGATATACCCATAAGAGATGAAAGATTTTTTATGGCGGCACTTGAAATAACCGCGGACGTTGTTGGTCTTGAGCCTATAAAAGAGTATTCATACGAAGAATTCAGACTTGAAATAATAAGAGAAGTAAATGAACTTATATTAAACGAAGAGAAGATATCTTCACTTCTCGACGGGGGGATATTCAACCTCGCAATGAGTGCGGATATGAATTTCGAAAAGAAAACACTTCTTTCTCTGCTCATCTTTGCAAGCAACAGGAGTTCTCTTATCGAATCTATTTTATATACGACTTCACCTAAAATAACCATAGCATTCATTACATCTTTTATAATAATGAACAGACTGAATTATGATGATTTTTCTCTCATGCCGAAGATTATCAACAAAGAAAAAGCCGATTTTTAA
- a CDS encoding PolC-type DNA polymerase III, producing the protein MMDFKYRKYKGKDMFDFPEDYTVIDIETTGLNPDENEIIEVGAVKVRDRKIVDEFSSFVSPKKDIISPEIRKLTGIDEAMIEGADQIEDVIPRFNEFIDGEILLGHNVNFDINFLYDNYERYSDFYLSNDYVDLLKISRKLSPEFENHKLETVLKKLGIKVDQQHRAVSDCIDAHHCFEKYRETIIAQYGDVSVYKMIFNL; encoded by the coding sequence ATGATGGATTTTAAATATAGAAAATATAAGGGAAAAGATATGTTCGATTTTCCCGAAGACTATACGGTAATAGATATAGAAACCACAGGGCTGAATCCCGACGAAAACGAGATAATAGAAGTCGGAGCCGTAAAGGTAAGAGACAGAAAAATAGTTGACGAATTCTCTTCCTTCGTAAGTCCGAAGAAAGATATCATAAGCCCTGAAATCAGAAAACTTACGGGGATAGACGAAGCGATGATAGAGGGTGCTGACCAAATAGAAGATGTGATACCGAGGTTCAACGAATTTATCGACGGGGAGATACTCCTCGGTCATAATGTAAACTTCGATATAAACTTCTTATACGACAATTACGAACGTTACAGTGATTTTTATCTAAGCAACGACTATGTGGATTTACTTAAAATATCAAGGAAACTCAGTCCGGAATTTGAAAACCACAAGCTGGAAACAGTACTGAAGAAACTCGGTATAAAAGTAGACCAGCAGCACAGAGCGGTTTCGGACTGTATCGACGCACATCACTGCTTTGAAAAGTACAGGGAAACCATCATAGCTCAGTACGGAGATGTAAGTGTTTATAAGATGATATTTAATCTGTGA
- a CDS encoding DUF3795 domain-containing protein — translation MYESRCGVPCSECERKEDVDCIGCLNMEKPFWGGDCHVKKCAEDKDYHHCGECKDFPCEVVSTMGTEMGFDPKPRLDNLKKWRDEEK, via the coding sequence ATATATGAATCGAGATGCGGAGTACCGTGCAGTGAATGCGAAAGAAAAGAAGACGTAGACTGTATCGGGTGCTTAAATATGGAAAAGCCTTTTTGGGGCGGAGATTGTCACGTGAAGAAGTGTGCGGAGGATAAAGATTATCATCACTGCGGGGAGTGCAAAGATTTTCCCTGCGAAGTCGTAAGCACTATGGGTACTGAAATGGGTTTTGATCCAAAGCCCAGATTGGATAATTTAAAAAAGTGGAGAGATGAAGAAAAGTAA
- a CDS encoding DUF1667 domain-containing protein, whose translation MKRELTCICCPRGCALTVEYEGKEVFSVTGNTCPRGDKYAKEEVVEPKRVVTSTIKVEGGRDNVTSVRTNAGVPKAKIFEVMEEINSVVLKAPVRIGDIVVKDICGTGADLLVTRNC comes from the coding sequence ATGAAAAGAGAATTAACGTGCATATGCTGTCCTAGAGGATGTGCCTTAACGGTAGAATACGAAGGAAAAGAAGTATTTTCGGTAACCGGGAATACTTGTCCGAGAGGAGACAAATACGCCAAAGAAGAAGTCGTAGAGCCTAAGAGAGTAGTTACATCTACTATTAAAGTCGAAGGCGGAAGAGATAATGTGACTTCGGTAAGAACAAATGCGGGAGTACCGAAAGCAAAGATATTCGAAGTTATGGAAGAAATCAACTCCGTAGTCCTAAAAGCTCCGGTTAGAATCGGTGATATAGTTGTAAAAGACATCTGCGGTACGGGAGCAGATCTTCTTGTAACGAGAAACTGCTAA
- a CDS encoding NAD(P)/FAD-dependent oxidoreductase, with product MKNYDLVIIGGGPAGLSAAISAKENGVKDILILERDMRLGGILNQCIHNGFGLHRFKEELAGPEYAGRDIDTIMRLGVDVMLDTMVIKLEDDRTIHFLNKETGYQTIRPTAVILATGCRERTRGALNMAGSRPSGIMTAGTAQRFVNMEGYMVGKEVVILGSGDIGLIMARRMTLEGAKVKCVLELMPYSNGLQRNIVQCLEDYDIPLKLAHTVVDIKGKERLEAVVVAQVGEDKKPIEGTEEVIPCDTLLLSVGLIPENELSNMAGIEIDPRVKGPYVSQNRQTSIEGIFACGNVLQVHDLVDFVSNEGFIAGKGAAEYIKEGNDVSEDIVTKAVAPISYTVPQKISSKDLKEDVSMFMRVNRVVPAGYVVAKLNGEEILRKKELKFLPGEMININIKKDLIKDKKGELTFEIEEADK from the coding sequence ATGAAAAACTATGATTTAGTAATAATCGGCGGAGGTCCTGCTGGACTCAGCGCTGCTATTTCGGCAAAAGAAAACGGAGTAAAGGACATACTTATCCTCGAAAGAGATATGAGGTTAGGCGGTATTCTTAACCAATGTATCCATAACGGTTTCGGACTTCACAGATTTAAAGAAGAGCTTGCGGGTCCGGAATACGCGGGAAGAGATATAGATACTATAATGCGTCTTGGCGTAGATGTTATGCTTGACACAATGGTAATCAAACTTGAAGACGACAGGACGATACATTTTTTAAATAAAGAAACGGGTTATCAGACCATAAGACCTACGGCGGTAATACTGGCTACGGGCTGCAGGGAAAGGACCAGAGGAGCCCTTAACATGGCAGGTTCACGTCCAAGCGGTATAATGACCGCGGGAACAGCTCAAAGATTTGTAAATATGGAAGGTTACATGGTAGGTAAAGAAGTAGTGATCCTTGGTTCGGGAGATATCGGACTTATTATGGCAAGAAGGATGACTTTGGAGGGTGCAAAGGTAAAATGCGTACTTGAACTTATGCCTTACTCAAACGGACTTCAAAGAAATATCGTTCAGTGTCTCGAAGACTACGATATACCGCTAAAGCTTGCTCATACCGTAGTGGATATAAAAGGTAAGGAAAGGCTTGAAGCTGTTGTGGTTGCTCAGGTCGGCGAAGACAAAAAGCCTATCGAAGGGACCGAAGAAGTGATACCTTGCGATACTTTGTTATTATCCGTCGGACTTATCCCGGAAAACGAACTTTCAAATATGGCGGGAATAGAAATCGACCCTAGAGTAAAAGGACCTTATGTATCACAAAACAGACAAACGAGCATTGAAGGCATATTCGCCTGCGGGAACGTACTTCAGGTACACGACCTTGTAGACTTCGTTTCAAACGAAGGGTTTATCGCAGGTAAAGGTGCTGCGGAATATATCAAAGAAGGAAACGATGTAAGCGAAGATATCGTGACAAAAGCAGTGGCTCCCATATCTTATACCGTTCCTCAGAAAATCTCCTCAAAAGACTTAAAAGAAGACGTATCCATGTTCATGAGAGTAAACAGAGTAGTGCCTGCGGGATACGTCGTGGCAAAACTTAACGGAGAAGAAATTTTAAGAAAGAAAGAACTTAAATTCTTACCCGGAGAAATGATAAACATAAACATCAAGAAAGATTTGATAAAAGATAAAAAAGGCGAACTTACTTTTGAAATCGAGGAGGCGGATAAATAA
- a CDS encoding terminase small subunit → MKKDKTKEDLKLSDVIDEVKKIAFHNLSDVVILESEGLELKDFDFEDKAIKSVEFTNGKLKLQFYDKLRALDLLSKILEKDTAEIAKDEEEESVIVNFKNISDYT, encoded by the coding sequence TTGAAAAAAGATAAGACAAAAGAAGACTTGAAATTAAGTGACGTTATAGATGAAGTTAAGAAAATTGCTTTTCATAATCTTTCTGACGTGGTCATTTTGGAGAGTGAGGGGCTAGAACTAAAGGATTTCGATTTTGAAGACAAAGCCATCAAATCCGTGGAATTTACCAATGGAAAACTAAAGCTTCAATTTTACGACAAGTTAAGAGCTCTTGACCTTCTAAGCAAGATACTCGAAAAAGATACTGCAGAAATTGCAAAAGACGAAGAGGAAGAAAGTGTGATAGTAAATTTCAAAAATATCAGCGATTATACCTAA
- a CDS encoding NAD(P)/FAD-dependent oxidoreductase encodes MKEMYDVLIIGAGVVGCSAARELSKYDLNIGVLERREDVSCGTSKANSGMIHGGYDATHGTIKAKLSKRGNELFTILDNELHFGHTRCGSLVLAFDEEDIETLKGLQENGNKNGVETEIIDIDRIHEIEPNISNEVIAALYCKTAGIAMPFQYCVALAENAITNGVEFNLNEEVTDITKEGDVFTVKTKDNEYKARYVINAAGVYADKISSMIAETNFKITPRKGEYMLLDSCESSKVHPVIFPTPKAHSKGIALTQSQDGNILVGPNAEYIDDKEDVSTDSKTLDEVWAQTERFLINKLDKSKVITQFAGLRATTDTQDFIIEESSTKGFINAAAIQSPGFTVSYAIAEMLVDILKEAGLELSENKDFDPNRRGYVDMENMSKEEINELIKKDPRFARVICRCETITEGQIVDVLHRGIKVTTLDGVKRRMRAGMGRCQGGFCSPRVMEIIKREYDMNYEDVTKKGEESYILTGKLNKGGNN; translated from the coding sequence ATGAAAGAAATGTATGATGTGCTAATTATCGGTGCAGGTGTGGTAGGTTGTTCTGCCGCAAGAGAACTTTCCAAGTACGATTTAAACATAGGCGTTTTGGAAAGAAGAGAAGATGTTTCATGCGGGACGTCAAAAGCCAATTCGGGAATGATACACGGAGGCTACGACGCAACTCACGGAACTATCAAGGCTAAATTATCAAAGAGAGGAAACGAGCTGTTTACTATTTTGGATAACGAACTCCATTTCGGTCATACAAGATGCGGTTCTCTCGTTCTCGCATTCGACGAAGAAGATATCGAAACACTCAAAGGACTTCAGGAAAACGGAAATAAGAACGGAGTCGAAACGGAAATAATCGATATCGACAGGATACACGAAATCGAACCCAATATATCAAACGAAGTCATCGCAGCTCTTTACTGTAAGACTGCGGGTATCGCAATGCCTTTCCAATACTGCGTTGCATTAGCCGAAAATGCTATTACGAACGGTGTTGAATTCAACCTTAACGAAGAAGTAACGGATATCACGAAAGAGGGAGACGTATTTACGGTCAAGACAAAGGACAATGAATATAAAGCAAGATACGTGATAAACGCAGCAGGTGTATATGCGGACAAGATTTCTTCCATGATAGCGGAAACGAACTTTAAAATCACACCAAGAAAAGGTGAATATATGCTGCTTGACAGCTGTGAATCATCAAAAGTTCATCCTGTCATATTCCCTACTCCGAAAGCACATTCAAAAGGTATAGCTCTTACACAGTCTCAGGACGGAAATATACTCGTAGGTCCTAACGCAGAGTACATAGACGATAAAGAAGATGTTTCTACAGACTCAAAAACTTTAGACGAAGTATGGGCTCAAACGGAGAGATTTCTTATAAACAAACTCGACAAAAGCAAAGTCATCACTCAGTTTGCGGGACTGAGAGCGACTACGGATACACAGGACTTCATTATCGAAGAAAGTTCCACAAAAGGATTTATCAATGCCGCTGCCATACAGTCTCCGGGCTTTACGGTTTCATATGCGATAGCCGAAATGCTCGTTGATATTTTAAAAGAAGCGGGACTTGAATTAAGTGAAAACAAAGATTTCGATCCTAATAGAAGAGGATATGTGGACATGGAAAATATGTCTAAAGAAGAAATCAATGAACTCATCAAAAAAGACCCTAGATTTGCAAGAGTTATATGCAGATGTGAAACTATCACGGAAGGTCAGATAGTAGACGTCCTTCACAGAGGTATCAAGGTAACGACCTTAGACGGCGTAAAGAGAAGAATGAGAGCGGGTATGGGAAGATGTCAGGGAGGTTTCTGTTCTCCTAGGGTAATGGAAATCATAAAGAGAGAATACGATATGAACTATGAAGATGTTACCAAGAAAGGCGAAGAATCTTATATTCTAACCGGAAAACTTAACAAGGGAGGTAACAACTAA
- a CDS encoding SHOCT domain-containing protein produces MLNIKKHQDNDSNVSVNADDSIAKVKKLKELLDIGAITKEEFENKKKDILGL; encoded by the coding sequence ATGCTAAATATAAAAAAACATCAGGATAATGATAGCAATGTCAGCGTAAATGCTGATGATAGTATAGCAAAAGTTAAAAAATTAAAAGAACTGTTGGATATTGGTGCTATAACTAAAGAAGAATTCGAAAATAAGAAAAAAGATATTTTAGGGTTATAA
- a CDS encoding glycerol-3-phosphate responsive antiterminator, with product MNKKLIDALKKNPIIVSVRSEEETDRAIKSRAEVVFIIHTDMDHLVSQVKKIKNAGKMAFIHVDLVHGFSSSPIALEYIYKLTNPDGILTTKKALINKAKDLNLTSILRVFALDSPTIVSSAKLIKEVKPDIVEILPGIAPKAIKLIGEKVNVPIIAGGMIETKDEVISCIKNGAVGVSSSSEKLII from the coding sequence ATGAACAAGAAATTGATAGATGCACTAAAGAAAAATCCTATAATAGTATCGGTAAGAAGTGAAGAAGAGACCGACAGAGCAATAAAAAGCAGAGCTGAAGTCGTGTTTATCATACATACGGATATGGATCATTTGGTAAGTCAGGTAAAGAAAATCAAAAATGCGGGAAAAATGGCATTTATTCACGTAGATTTGGTACATGGATTTTCATCTTCCCCCATTGCTCTGGAATACATATATAAACTTACGAATCCCGACGGGATACTGACCACTAAAAAAGCACTTATAAACAAAGCGAAAGACCTTAATCTAACAAGTATTTTAAGAGTATTCGCACTGGATTCTCCCACTATAGTTTCTTCAGCTAAACTCATAAAAGAAGTAAAACCCGACATTGTGGAAATACTGCCCGGTATTGCGCCTAAAGCTATCAAATTGATCGGAGAAAAGGTAAACGTACCCATTATAGCCGGAGGAATGATAGAAACGAAAGATGAAGTTATATCATGTATAAAGAACGGGGCTGTAGGTGTATCATCTTCAAGTGAAAAATTGATAATATAA
- a CDS encoding Ig-like domain-containing protein codes for MIFAYETQDGSVKPVENGKNEFNTKENNREANTEATEENNNSKADKSALPILVSSIKVGDTSKSVYEGESFKIDLSVSPKNAQSIDSIKWSSSDTSVATVDQNGKVSAKNINTKDMIKKGITYRDAVITAYSDNGVKASCKVRVKVKLKDITLKPSSQQYGKDHVVLQTNKNKSTTLKVQFTPSNAYNKSYKLNYSNKSFSVKKTSADTYKVTAKSTKKPYATYFSVSSSQSDKISDKKKVSAYKVATSIKVSNKKRIKASVRKHNINVGRTLTLKASSYPKSANNKSVTWKSSNPKIATVNSKGVVKGKKKGTVKITAYAKYNKSAKKTFTVKVHTPVKMSWPVGKSAGKKRYNVESLYGGSRGHKGVDIIVGVKSIYPAAKGKIVKVANNGGWGKYIVIKHPGGGKTLYSHMSKFSKNAKVGKTVSTKTYLGKSGRTGRATCSHLHFEIMNKKGKTFSAIKKASGKDNHNAPFKKKGSKYVYDPDFIWQ; via the coding sequence ATGATTTTTGCGTATGAGACGCAGGATGGGTCTGTTAAGCCCGTCGAGAACGGTAAAAACGAATTTAATACAAAAGAGAATAATAGGGAAGCCAACACTGAAGCGACCGAAGAGAATAATAACTCTAAAGCCGATAAAAGCGCGCTTCCTATTTTAGTGTCTTCGATCAAGGTAGGTGATACTTCAAAAAGCGTTTATGAAGGAGAAAGCTTTAAGATTGACCTAAGCGTAAGTCCGAAGAATGCACAGAGTATAGACTCCATAAAGTGGTCAAGTTCGGATACTTCTGTAGCTACCGTAGACCAAAACGGAAAAGTCAGTGCTAAAAATATCAACACAAAGGATATGATAAAAAAGGGTATCACTTACAGAGATGCCGTTATAACCGCATACAGCGATAACGGAGTAAAGGCGAGCTGTAAAGTAAGAGTAAAAGTAAAGCTAAAGGATATAACACTCAAACCGAGTTCACAGCAGTACGGCAAAGACCATGTAGTGCTTCAGACCAACAAAAACAAGTCCACTACTTTAAAAGTGCAATTTACACCGAGCAATGCCTACAATAAAAGTTATAAATTAAATTATTCAAATAAAAGTTTTTCTGTAAAGAAGACGAGTGCAGATACCTATAAAGTGACCGCAAAGAGTACAAAGAAACCATATGCAACATATTTCAGCGTTTCTTCCTCGCAGAGCGACAAAATAAGCGATAAAAAGAAGGTCAGTGCGTATAAAGTCGCAACTTCCATAAAAGTTTCAAATAAAAAGCGTATAAAAGCTTCTGTAAGGAAGCATAATATAAACGTTGGAAGGACGCTGACCCTTAAAGCGAGCTCTTATCCGAAAAGTGCAAACAACAAATCCGTAACGTGGAAGAGTTCAAATCCAAAAATTGCCACGGTAAATTCAAAAGGAGTGGTAAAGGGAAAGAAAAAGGGAACTGTCAAAATAACCGCTTACGCAAAATACAATAAGAGTGCAAAGAAGACTTTTACCGTGAAAGTCCACACTCCCGTTAAGATGTCTTGGCCCGTTGGGAAAAGTGCGGGTAAAAAGAGATATAACGTAGAGAGTCTTTACGGTGGAAGCAGAGGTCACAAAGGCGTGGATATAATCGTCGGAGTAAAGAGTATATATCCTGCGGCTAAGGGAAAGATAGTCAAGGTTGCAAATAACGGAGGCTGGGGAAAATATATAGTTATAAAACATCCCGGCGGCGGAAAGACTTTATATTCTCACATGAGTAAGTTTTCCAAAAATGCAAAGGTAGGAAAGACAGTTTCGACAAAGACTTATCTCGGTAAATCGGGAAGAACCGGAAGGGCTACATGTTCCCATCTTCATTTTGAGATAATGAATAAGAAAGGCAAAACTTTCAGTGCAATAAAGAAAGCCTCAGGTAAAGACAATCACAATGCACCTTTCAAGAAAAAAGGAAGTAAATATGTTTACGATCCGGATTTCATTTGGCAGTAA